One window of the Verrucomicrobiota bacterium genome contains the following:
- a CDS encoding transposase, which translates to MGHTFANHLYHVIFSTKGRSPLLRREIRGGPYKYTCGVARAKRAALVWAGGAADHVHLLAKIRPVAAVSQVVGAIKANSSRWLSEQGAAMRGFE; encoded by the coding sequence ATGGGTCACACGTTCGCGAATCATCTCTACCACGTCATCTTCAGCACGAAGGGCCGATCGCCGCTGCTGCGGCGCGAGATTCGCGGCGGGCCGTACAAGTACACGTGCGGCGTGGCACGCGCCAAGCGCGCGGCGCTCGTCTGGGCCGGCGGCGCGGCCGATCACGTTCATCTGCTTGCCAAGATCAGGCCCGTGGCCGCGGTCTCGCAAGTCGTGGGGGCGATCAAGGCGAACTCGTCGCGATGGCTCTCGGAG
- a CDS encoding HAD family hydrolase — MRTTTVLLDAGGVILDESEAERVWADAMVRLLGPVVHAYDHERYAADAAEAVAAFSPSVRQYVLWKHTRPDRTRFDELWSAHVEDMRTRHPSLKLMAGVEEEIRSLTDDFGLVIAGQYGRELLDLLEQHELLGCFASHLTQDDFDLTKPDPRYLERIVRAVGIEPAGCIMVGDRIDNDVVPAKQLGMKTIRIRTGLHRHQEARTPDELPDSDLDSVRGLAATVRAVSARR, encoded by the coding sequence GGCCGACGCGATGGTGCGACTGCTCGGACCGGTGGTTCACGCCTATGATCACGAGCGATACGCGGCGGACGCCGCCGAGGCAGTCGCCGCGTTCTCGCCGAGCGTGCGCCAATACGTGCTGTGGAAGCACACGCGGCCGGACCGCACACGCTTTGACGAGCTCTGGTCGGCGCACGTCGAAGACATGCGAACGCGCCATCCGTCGCTGAAGCTCATGGCCGGCGTTGAAGAGGAGATCCGTTCGCTGACCGACGACTTCGGGCTCGTCATTGCCGGGCAATACGGGCGAGAACTCCTTGATCTGCTTGAGCAGCACGAACTGCTCGGCTGCTTCGCGTCGCACCTGACGCAGGACGACTTTGACCTCACGAAGCCCGACCCGCGCTACCTCGAACGGATCGTGCGGGCCGTGGGCATCGAGCCCGCGGGGTGCATCATGGTGGGCGACCGGATCGACAACGACGTCGTGCCGGCCAAGCAGCTCGGAATGAAGACGATCCGCATCCGAACCGGCCTGCACAGGCACCAGGAGGCGCGCACGCCTGACGAACTGCCGGATTCGGACCTCGATAGCGTCCGAGGACTGGCCGCGACAGTGCGTGCCGTCTCAGCGCGACGCTGA